CGATGAAAGCCTACAAGACAGCCGTTGCGATGTTGTTGGTTCTGCTCTTTCCACCTTCGACCAGTCGATCGGAGCCCCCCGTCGAGGTCGCCGTGGTGATCAACGCCGCAAATCCCATGGGGAGCATGACCTTGGACGAGGTGCGCAGCTTTTACATGAAGCAGAAGAGCTCGTGGCCAGACGGCGAAAAGATTCGCCCCGTGGACACCGAGACCGACGACGCGGCGCGAACTCTCTTTCTGGGGAAGGTGCTCAAGACCAATCCGACCGATCTCGAGCGCCACTGGTTGGAGATCAAGTACCGCTCTGCCGAAAGCCCCCCGAAACGCATGGAGGACGAGGCAGGTGTTCTCAAGTACGTCGGCGCTTTCAAGGGCGGCATCGGGTTCGTCGCTGTGTCCGCACTCGAGCTGGCCAAGGACAAGCCCATCAAGGTCGTACTGAAGGTCAAGAAGTAGGCAGATCATGAAGTGGATTCACAGCATTCGATTTCGGTTGATTGCAGCCACGGGGCTGCTGGCAGTGTTTCTGCTTTGTGTGAGCGTTCTGGGCACCCAGCAGTTCTCGAAGATCGCCGCTACCGTCGAAGACGTCTCGGCACAAACGGAGCTGCTCATTCGTCTTGGCCACACCGAAGACAACCTCGACGGCCTCGTGCGGTTGCTCGCCAAGGGCTGGGGCGAGGCGGCCGACGTGAACGTGCAGACCCGGGTGTTCGCCGTTCTGGATGACGTCCGCCTTCATCTGCGCTCGGCCCTGGCCCGGGGGACGGGTGCGGAGGCAAGCGCAGCCCTGACGGAAGTCACGCGCAGAATGGGTGAGGTCGAGACCTGGCTCGGCGCCGCACGAGGCCGCAGCCTGGACGAGATCGATTACTTGCAGACGGAAGAAGCCCTGGGCGATGCCCTCGGCACCCTCGCGAAGCTCAAGCTGGCCACGGCGCACTCCGTGGAGTCGGGGCTCGTGGGCGTCAGGAAGGGGGTGCGCGAACCTGTGCGCCTGTTCTGGATCGTCGCGGGGCTGGGGCTTGCACTCGCGATCTGCGTGATGATCTTCGTGCACGTCCGCATCGCCTCGCCCATCAACCGTCTGGTCGCCGGCGTCAGAACGCTCGCGCGCGGCGAACGCGTGGTCGTGCAGGCGGAAGGACGAGACGAGCTGGCCGAGCTGGCAAGCTCATTCAACAAGATGTCAGAAACGATCACCGATCGCACCAACCGCCTGAAGTTGGTCCTCGACAGTACGGGAGATGCCTTGGTGCCCGTTGGCCTGGATGGCTTCGTATCGGGCGAGTGCTCGAAGCGCACCTTGGACTGGTTCGGAGCCGTTCCCGACGGCGCCACCGTCTGGGAGTTTCTGGGGGCGCGGAGCCCCGCGTTCGCCGACAAGTTTCGCGTGGCGTTCGATCAGCTGACGTCCGAGGTGTTCCCCTTCGAGTGTGCGGCTGACCTGATGCCCAAGGACCTTCAGATCGAAGGAACCATCTACGGCCTGTCTTACCGTGCCGTCAGGCAAGGGCAGAAGCTCGAGGGCGTGCTCATCGTGCTCTCCGACGTCACCGCCCAACGAGAGGCCGAGGCCCAGGAGGCCGAGTCGAAGGAGGTGTTCAGCGTGGTGGGCTTGTGCTTCCGCGACCCGGATCTCTACGGCGGGTTCGTGGCGGACACCCTGGGTCGGCTCGCTTCGATGAAGAGCGGGGGCATCGAGCGGCAGAAAGCGGATCTGCACACGATCAAGGGGAACGCGGGCATGATCGGGTTCGTGCGCATCGCCCAGGCCTGTCACCTCATGGAGGACGAAATCATCGAGTCGGGCCGGCCTCAGGCGCCGGCAAGGTTCGATGAACTCGCTCGTCTCTTCGCCGAGAGCCGCAGCCGGGTGGAGGCGTTGGCGGGACCGGCGCAGGACATGGTCCAGGTCACGCCCTCGGAGTTCGCGTGGCTGCTCGACACCCTGGAGTCCCGAGATCCGCGCGCCGCCGCGCGGGCGGCGTCCTGGAAGTTGACGCGGGTGAGACGCATCTTGGAGCAGCTGGGTGGGCACTCGAAGCGGATCGGTGAGCGCCTGGGCAAACAGGTCGACGTGGTCGTGGAGTGCCCCGAGTTGAGAATGGATCGAACGAAGTTCGAGGGCGTGTGGGCGGCGATGGTTCACGCCATCCGCAACGCGGTCGATCACGGCATCGAGACGCCGGAGCAAAGGGAGGCCGCAGGCAAACGCCGACAGGGCCAGGTGAAGCTGTCGGGCAAAACGGAAGCCGGAGCCCTGGTGGTCACGGTCGAAGACGATGGGCGGGGCATCGATGTCGAGCGGCTCCGCGCCAAGGTGGTGGATCTACACGGAGAGGCCGCAAAGGCGTGGCCCCTTATCGATCTCGTTTGTGCCAAGGGCGCCAGCACGGCGGCGCAAGTGTCGGACACCTCGGGTCGTGGCGAGGGCGTGGGGGCGTTGCGGGAGACGGTACTAGATCACGGGGGCAGCATGACCATTCAAACCACCCGGAACCAGGGCACCCGCCTGCGCATCGAGCTGCCCCTCGAGCACGCCAAGTGGTGGCAGCTGCAGGCGGCCTAGCGCGCCCCGTCGGGGACGGTGGGCGCGAGGGCGCTCGTGTGCAGCGGTGAGGTGGCGAGGGGGGTGATGACGGGCGAGGTCCCTCGGCTCGCTTTGATTTTGCCGGAATGCGAGGCTCCCTGTCCGGGGGCCTCGGCCGGGCTCGCCGGGCGGGGCTGCGTGCGGCTCATCATCCGGGCGATGGTGTGTGGCAGATCGAGGGACTCGAGCCAGGTCAAGGCCGAAGGCCCTCCCAGCAAGGCAACGCCGAACGCCAGGAAAAACACCAGCGTGCGCGACGCCCTTCGCGGGCGGGGGCCCGCTACGATGGCCGTCGTTTCGTCCGGTCTCGAGATGTTTAGAGTCTCGAAGCGGGGAGCCGTCAGCACCCGTCGTGCGTTCAACCCCGTCGTCTGCCCGGCCAGCGGCCCGGGGCGTGGCGCGCGCTCGGCCAGGTGGCGCAGATCCGCTGGGTCCACCGGATCGGCCCTCAGAACGTCCTCGAGGGCCACCACCATGGCCTGGGCACTCGAGAATCGTGCTGCGGGATCGCGCGCCAGGGCCCGCCGCACCACCGCATCGAGCGCGGGCGGAACGTCGAGCGAGATGGTGCTTGGGGCCGGGCTTTCGGCCTCGAGAATGCGGAGGGCCATGTTCGCGTGACTGTCGGCCCCGAACAGGCGCCGCGAGGTCAGCATCTCCCACAGCACGATGCCCAAAGAGAAGACGTCGGAACGCCCGTCGAGGGCCCGGCCCGCGACCTGCTCGGGCGAGCCATAGGCCATCTTGCCCTTGAACGTGCGGGTTTGCGTGATGGACTGCGCCGACCGCCTCGCCGACAAAGCGATGCCAAAGTCGAGCAGCTTCACCTGCCCGTCCGACACCAGCATGATGTTCTCCGGGCTCACGTCCCTGTGCACCACCTGAAGCGGCTGCCCGTGTGCGTCGAGCCGGGTGTGGGCGTAGCCCAGGGCTTTGGCGATCTCGAGCGCGATGAACGCGGCGGTGGAAGGTGCCATGACTTCGTCCCGGGCCATGAGGCTGGACAGCACGTGGCCAAGATCCACCCCGTCCAGGTACTCCATCGCCAGATAGGGCGAGCCCGCCACCACACCGAACTCGTAAACCTGAACGATGTTGGGGTGATAGAGCTGGCCTACCAGCCTGGCCTCGTCCTCGAAGAGGCTCAGGAAGTAGGGCGAATGTGCGTGCTCCGGCAGGATGCGTTTGACCACGAAGGTCCGGGAAAAGCCGCGGGCACCCTCGGCGTTGGCCTTCCAAATCTCCGCCATGCCGCCCACCCCCAGCCGTTCCACCAGTTCGTAGCGGCCAAACGTTTCCCGGAAGGAGAGCTGAAGTGTGGGGACCGCGGACGCTGCCCGCGGGGGGGCGTCGTCCGCAGGGCCCGCGCTTCGCCGGCGCGTCTCCGACACGCGTGTGACCCGCTCCCCGGCCCGCAGGGGCGCCCACGGCCCCGGGCGGCCGTCCCGGGCCGCGAGGTCGCTGGCCTTCGTCGAGCCGGCGCGGCGTTGTGTAGCACCGGCCGTCATGCAGCGATGATCCCCGGCGTCCTTGCGAGTTTCGGTGTGAGGCATGGGCTTTTCTCCCCCCTACGAATCCGTTGGGGGCCACACGACCGGAACGTTCGTCATTCGAAATGCGGGGGGCCTCGAAAGGGACCACACGGGCCAGGCGGAGATTCACCTGGGTGTACGACGGCACGCCGGACCGTTTCGCAACAACCCGGATACATGACCCATGCTAGCCTTCGTTTCGTGAAGCGGGTCGAAGCCATCATTCAACCTTCGCGTCTCGACGACGTCGTGGAGCGGCTACAGATGATCGGCGTCAACGGTATGACGATCTCAGAAGTGAAGGGCTTTGGGCGCACGGGGGGCAGAACCGAGGTCTACCGGGGCTCGGCTTACGCCATCGACCTTCTGCCGAAAGTGCGCCTTCAGTGCGTCGTGCCAGACGACCGCGTGGAGCAAACGGTGGCCGCGATCGTCATTCGCGCCCGTACCGAGAACATCGGCGACGGCAAGATCTTCGTGCTGCCCGTCGACGAGGCCATTCGCATTCGCACGGGCGAGACCGGCGACGACGCCCTTTAGGGGCCGCGCGCGCCGGTCGTTCCCGGCGCGCGGATCGCGCTTCAACTGTCGAGGTAGCGCCGCCTGAGATGTGCCTTGAAGGGCTCCGCCGAAAGCGACTGGCCGGTGGCGGCCTGCAGGATCTCGTCGCCCGTGAACAGTGACGCCTTCGACCACACCTGCTCGCGGAGCCAGGCGTTGAGAGGGACGAAGTTGCCGAGGCTGAGATCGTCGTCCAATGACGGCAGCGCGGCGCGGGCCGCAGCGAAAAGCTGTGCGGCGGTGAGCGCCCCCAACGTGTACGAGGGGAAGTAACCAAACAAACCCGCGGGCCAGTGCACGTCCTGCATGCACCCGTTTTTGTCTTGGCCCAAGGTCGAAAGGCCGAGCAGCGCCATCATGCGCTCGTTCCACATGCCGGGGATGTCGGCCACGGCCAGCTGGCCTTCGAAGAGCTGCCG
Above is a genomic segment from Myxococcales bacterium containing:
- a CDS encoding Hpt domain-containing protein, with translation MKWIHSIRFRLIAATGLLAVFLLCVSVLGTQQFSKIAATVEDVSAQTELLIRLGHTEDNLDGLVRLLAKGWGEAADVNVQTRVFAVLDDVRLHLRSALARGTGAEASAALTEVTRRMGEVETWLGAARGRSLDEIDYLQTEEALGDALGTLAKLKLATAHSVESGLVGVRKGVREPVRLFWIVAGLGLALAICVMIFVHVRIASPINRLVAGVRTLARGERVVVQAEGRDELAELASSFNKMSETITDRTNRLKLVLDSTGDALVPVGLDGFVSGECSKRTLDWFGAVPDGATVWEFLGARSPAFADKFRVAFDQLTSEVFPFECAADLMPKDLQIEGTIYGLSYRAVRQGQKLEGVLIVLSDVTAQREAEAQEAESKEVFSVVGLCFRDPDLYGGFVADTLGRLASMKSGGIERQKADLHTIKGNAGMIGFVRIAQACHLMEDEIIESGRPQAPARFDELARLFAESRSRVEALAGPAQDMVQVTPSEFAWLLDTLESRDPRAAARAASWKLTRVRRILEQLGGHSKRIGERLGKQVDVVVECPELRMDRTKFEGVWAAMVHAIRNAVDHGIETPEQREAAGKRRQGQVKLSGKTEAGALVVTVEDDGRGIDVERLRAKVVDLHGEAAKAWPLIDLVCAKGASTAAQVSDTSGRGEGVGALRETVLDHGGSMTIQTTRNQGTRLRIELPLEHAKWWQLQAA
- a CDS encoding P-II family nitrogen regulator is translated as MKRVEAIIQPSRLDDVVERLQMIGVNGMTISEVKGFGRTGGRTEVYRGSAYAIDLLPKVRLQCVVPDDRVEQTVAAIVIRARTENIGDGKIFVLPVDEAIRIRTGETGDDAL
- a CDS encoding serine/threonine protein kinase, which encodes MPHTETRKDAGDHRCMTAGATQRRAGSTKASDLAARDGRPGPWAPLRAGERVTRVSETRRRSAGPADDAPPRAASAVPTLQLSFRETFGRYELVERLGVGGMAEIWKANAEGARGFSRTFVVKRILPEHAHSPYFLSLFEDEARLVGQLYHPNIVQVYEFGVVAGSPYLAMEYLDGVDLGHVLSSLMARDEVMAPSTAAFIALEIAKALGYAHTRLDAHGQPLQVVHRDVSPENIMLVSDGQVKLLDFGIALSARRSAQSITQTRTFKGKMAYGSPEQVAGRALDGRSDVFSLGIVLWEMLTSRRLFGADSHANMALRILEAESPAPSTISLDVPPALDAVVRRALARDPAARFSSAQAMVVALEDVLRADPVDPADLRHLAERAPRPGPLAGQTTGLNARRVLTAPRFETLNISRPDETTAIVAGPRPRRASRTLVFFLAFGVALLGGPSALTWLESLDLPHTIARMMSRTQPRPASPAEAPGQGASHSGKIKASRGTSPVITPLATSPLHTSALAPTVPDGAR